From a region of the Mycobacteroides saopaulense genome:
- a CDS encoding urease subunit gamma, which yields MRLTPHEQERLLISYAAELARRRQSRGLRLNHPEAIAIITDHLLEGARDGRTVSELMVSGREVLGREDVMDGVPEMIPDVQVEATFPDGTKLVTVHHPIG from the coding sequence ATGCGATTGACCCCGCACGAGCAGGAACGGCTGCTCATCTCCTACGCGGCGGAATTGGCGCGGCGACGCCAGTCCCGAGGCCTGCGCCTCAACCATCCCGAGGCCATCGCGATCATCACCGACCATCTCCTCGAAGGCGCCCGCGACGGTCGGACGGTCTCGGAACTGATGGTCAGCGGACGTGAGGTACTGGGGCGCGAAGACGTCATGGACGGCGTGCCCGAGATGATCCCGGATGTCCAGGTGGAGGCCACCTTTCCCGACGGCACCAAACTCGTGACCGTGCACCACCCGATCGGATGA
- a CDS encoding sensor domain-containing protein, giving the protein MRYAMTLGCVVSAAVLLTGCSQPSEGIKPVAAPSTTAADMPMTAGTSAPASVPATTKAPAPPPLVVTPDKVETILSSRAEVGKILGTTLEYENNRSAPPTDAVSGPPDCVNLDNPRAGQLGSEWTTYRWNYYRETKDSSSYIVGQVAVLYPTREEASAAFTRSYPLSISKTCVDAGISMLNDKWKISSITKVTDTAATWAQLQIAEGTPWHCFFDFRNKNNVLFGAYLCQFGDGVPGVTTIADRIAAWIPE; this is encoded by the coding sequence ATGCGGTATGCGATGACGTTGGGGTGTGTGGTGTCGGCGGCGGTGCTGCTGACGGGGTGCAGTCAACCCAGCGAGGGGATAAAACCGGTGGCGGCACCGTCCACCACCGCCGCCGACATGCCGATGACCGCAGGCACGTCGGCGCCGGCATCCGTCCCGGCCACCACCAAGGCGCCTGCACCGCCGCCGCTGGTGGTCACACCGGACAAGGTCGAGACGATCCTGAGCTCGCGCGCCGAGGTCGGGAAGATTCTGGGAACGACGCTGGAGTACGAGAACAATCGATCGGCACCGCCAACGGACGCGGTGAGCGGTCCACCGGACTGTGTGAATCTGGACAATCCGCGAGCCGGTCAACTGGGATCGGAGTGGACCACATACCGCTGGAACTATTACCGCGAGACCAAGGACAGCAGCTCGTACATCGTGGGTCAGGTGGCCGTCCTGTATCCCACACGCGAGGAGGCTTCCGCGGCCTTCACTCGGTCATATCCGCTGTCCATCTCGAAAACATGCGTTGACGCGGGGATTTCCATGTTGAACGACAAGTGGAAGATCAGCAGCATCACCAAGGTCACCGACACTGCGGCCACATGGGCTCAGCTTCAGATCGCAGAGGGCACGCCCTGGCACTGCTTCTTCGACTTCCGTAACAAGAACAACGTGCTCTTCGGGGCGTACCTGTGCCAGTTCGGTGATGGTGTGCCCGGGGTTACGACCATTGCCGACCGGATCGCGGCGTGGATTCCGGAATGA
- a CDS encoding sensor domain-containing protein — MKGMKVTSTSVYRKAVVAVCAAIVLTGCSIFGGGQKDPATSESPAPSGTPKTSTTVSENAISPDTANSLIVPKDDVGELIGSTLGYEGKSSDPQSSTVEGKESCRALLVPLTTDIGSTWTTYRNVWYQESKETYDHSIGQRVLLYPAKDAAAETYSKEFPVTVRECSGEDIKTDTATWRVTVREASQDRVQWVLEQIEDGQPNGWRCNKAARIIDNVLFSATVCQRGNGVPAMKAIMDRMAAATQPK; from the coding sequence ATGAAGGGGATGAAGGTGACTAGCACATCGGTGTATCGGAAGGCCGTGGTCGCGGTGTGTGCGGCAATCGTCCTGACCGGGTGTTCGATCTTCGGGGGTGGTCAGAAGGATCCGGCGACTTCTGAGTCGCCCGCGCCGTCGGGCACCCCGAAGACGTCGACCACCGTCTCGGAGAACGCGATCAGTCCGGATACCGCCAACTCGCTGATTGTCCCCAAGGACGACGTCGGCGAACTCATCGGATCCACGCTGGGCTACGAGGGGAAGTCTTCGGATCCACAATCGTCGACCGTCGAGGGCAAGGAGTCGTGCCGGGCTCTCCTGGTGCCTTTGACGACCGACATCGGCAGCACGTGGACCACCTATCGAAACGTGTGGTACCAGGAATCCAAGGAAACCTACGATCACTCGATCGGGCAGCGTGTCTTGTTATACCCAGCCAAAGATGCCGCGGCGGAAACCTATTCGAAGGAGTTCCCGGTCACGGTCCGCGAGTGTTCAGGTGAGGACATCAAGACCGACACGGCGACCTGGCGCGTAACCGTGCGTGAGGCGTCGCAAGACCGGGTGCAATGGGTGCTTGAGCAGATCGAAGATGGTCAGCCCAACGGATGGCGCTGTAACAAGGCGGCACGCATCATCGACAACGTGCTGTTCTCGGCGACCGTCTGCCAGCGCGGTAATGGCGTACCCGCGATGAAGGCCATCATGGACAGGATGGCGGCGGCCACCCAGCCCAAGTAA
- a CDS encoding sensor domain-containing protein codes for MRYVLTAGWLGLAAMLAVSCGTDSGGIKPIPVGATATSGAQADSQDAVSPTSPKTTAPSVTTSLEPPPPVIVTPEKAEATLISADDVGKIVGSPLTFEVKSSTPEDSPRSGKCEALAGPFTDVLGDEWTTYRHVVQKESKERYDHIVWQAVVLFADAKTAADQMKKAFPDSLKSCVDTEQPTGDLDWRVESFSAEGKTVRWVEQQLNDGKPSAWRCFFEYRAKNNVVFGTRLCQAGNGAPAVTAIVDRMAEWIPA; via the coding sequence ATGCGTTACGTATTGACGGCCGGATGGCTTGGTCTGGCTGCGATGCTCGCGGTGAGTTGTGGCACCGACTCGGGAGGTATCAAACCGATCCCGGTCGGTGCGACCGCGACATCGGGCGCGCAGGCCGATTCGCAGGACGCGGTGTCCCCGACAAGCCCCAAGACCACCGCACCGTCCGTCACGACGTCGCTGGAACCGCCTCCGCCGGTGATTGTGACCCCGGAGAAGGCCGAAGCCACACTGATCTCTGCCGATGACGTCGGCAAGATCGTGGGCTCGCCGCTGACCTTCGAGGTGAAGAGCTCGACTCCGGAGGATTCGCCGAGAAGCGGCAAATGTGAGGCGCTGGCCGGACCGTTCACTGACGTTCTGGGTGACGAATGGACGACGTATCGGCACGTCGTACAAAAGGAGTCAAAGGAGCGGTACGACCACATTGTGTGGCAGGCCGTGGTGCTGTTCGCCGACGCGAAGACCGCTGCCGACCAGATGAAAAAGGCATTCCCGGACTCGCTGAAGAGCTGTGTCGACACCGAGCAGCCGACCGGCGACCTCGACTGGCGGGTGGAGAGTTTCTCTGCCGAGGGGAAGACGGTGAGATGGGTCGAACAGCAGCTCAACGATGGCAAACCATCGGCGTGGAGATGCTTTTTCGAGTACCGGGCGAAGAACAATGTGGTGTTTGGTACCCGCCTGTGCCAAGCGGGCAATGGAGCGCCGGCGGTGACCGCGATCGTCGACCGCATGGCCGAATGGATCCCGGCATGA
- a CDS encoding sensor domain-containing protein, with protein MDPGMIAAKNMTGGFMASTFGGTTVRTALCATAIAALALSGCSTQKQATGTSTAATTTTSRSVNAPAPGPTSSGPAALTGWPGQDKISEDAMVAALFTDEEIAKALDTEVAKTNKREKPFTATESDDASCNVTQGLTVESVGKDYETFRGTEMLLGDAKKPDAQVYQAIAAYKDKNAAQTQFTTAVDAIKECDGTTYNFTDPDGEKVPVTVSVSSANAKKANWALTYGPSKYRCFVSYNGVANVIVQTQVCARSNSKQLVQKMADRIVDKLQLS; from the coding sequence ATGGATCCCGGCATGATCGCGGCGAAGAACATGACAGGGGGGTTCATGGCAAGCACGTTTGGTGGCACGACGGTGCGGACGGCGCTGTGCGCTACGGCAATCGCGGCGCTGGCGTTATCCGGGTGCTCCACCCAGAAGCAGGCCACCGGCACCTCGACGGCTGCCACCACAACCACGTCACGGTCGGTCAACGCCCCTGCGCCGGGCCCCACGAGCAGCGGGCCCGCTGCTCTGACCGGGTGGCCCGGGCAGGACAAGATCAGTGAGGATGCCATGGTGGCGGCGCTGTTCACCGACGAGGAGATCGCGAAGGCTCTCGATACCGAGGTCGCCAAGACCAACAAACGGGAGAAGCCCTTCACGGCCACGGAGTCCGACGACGCGAGTTGCAATGTGACGCAAGGGTTGACGGTCGAGTCTGTGGGTAAGGACTACGAGACGTTCCGCGGAACAGAGATGCTGCTCGGGGACGCCAAGAAGCCGGACGCCCAGGTGTACCAGGCGATCGCGGCATATAAGGACAAGAACGCCGCACAGACGCAGTTCACGACGGCCGTCGACGCGATCAAGGAATGCGACGGAACGACGTACAACTTCACCGATCCGGACGGCGAGAAGGTGCCCGTCACGGTGTCGGTTTCGTCCGCAAACGCCAAGAAGGCGAACTGGGCCCTCACCTACGGCCCGAGTAAATACCGCTGTTTCGTGTCGTACAACGGCGTCGCCAACGTGATTGTGCAGACGCAGGTTTGCGCACGAAGCAATTCAAAGCAACTGGTGCAGAAGATGGCCGACAGGATTGTCGACAAGCTGCAGCTGAGCTGA